Proteins co-encoded in one Rhopalosiphum maidis isolate BTI-1 chromosome 2, ASM367621v3, whole genome shotgun sequence genomic window:
- the LOC113553300 gene encoding uncharacterized protein LOC113553300 — MGHSLRLITYLVPSHPVELYECIAHFLEEQLHVSATLVYESRDPIDLYNDDRPDPFCLKEVDIGFLSPTQYLKMKRSKKIELLPITPVFVHPKNTAQKRGYYADIIMHTDVEKNVKSFLDLRGCNWGYTGDNSLSSSLTMQKLLRAHGENSSFFGNTIKTGNHLLTVEKVQDKQVTAAAVDSVAFYNYKNVLHKDSDDIYILQSVGALPPYAIVCGKNLNGDLKSKIVNALSKATTTRQWKDKFEKFGLIKFTENSSDAYTELEFNEPLDGNGLSSVYY, encoded by the exons ATGGGACATTCACTGCGATTGATCACATACCTGGTGCCCAGCCACCCCGTTGAGTTGTACGAGTGCATCGCCCATTTCCTGGAAGAACAGCTTCACGTCAGCGCGACGCTCGTCTACGAATCCAGAGACCCCATCGACCTGTACAACGACGACCGTCCCGATCCTTTTTGTCTAAAAGAAGTGGACATAG GTTTTTTGAGCCCGACGCAGTACTTAAAGATGAAAAGgtcgaaaaaaattgaattgctGCCGATTACACCTGTGTTCGTGCATCCCAAGAACACAGCACAAAAACGGGGATACTACGCGGACATTATTATGCACACGGATGTCGA GAAAAACGTCAAGTCGTTTCTGGACCTGAGAGGCTGCAATTGGGGATACACAGGAGACAATTCGCTCAGCAGTAGCCTCACCATGCAGAAGTTGCTCAGGGCGCATGGCGAAAACTCGTCGTTTTTCGGCAACACGATAA AGACCGGAAATCATTTGTTGACAGTGGAGAAGGTGCAAGATAAACAAGTGACCGCCGCAGCCGTTGACTCCGTGGCCTTTTACAATTACAAAAACGTTTTGCACAAGGACTCGGACgacatatatattttgcaaAGTGTCGGGGCGCTGCCTCCGTACGCAATCGTCTGCGGAAAAAACTTAAACG GAGATCTGAAATCGAAAATTGTGAACGCCCTGTCGAAAGCCACAACTACTCGGCAATGGAAAGACAAGTTTGAGAAGTTCGGTTTAATCAAATTCACAGAAAACTCTTCCGACGCATACACTGAACTAGAATTCAACGAGCCTTTGGACGGAAACGGATTATCATCCGTCTATTATTGA